The sequence GTTTTCATCATTAATCCCCTCCCTTTATTATTCACCTTAATCTAGGCATATTCGGCTCCAGAAAGGGCATTATAGAGCAATTTTACGGAGTAAAAGTAAAATTTTTGAGACAGCTCTTGCCAGATGCTTCAGATATAGCTAAAAACCCTTTCACCGCTTGGGAGATAGTTTAGCGGTAGAACTACCGGCTCTGACCCGGTCAGCCCTGGTTCGAATCCAGGTCTCCCAGCCATTCCAGAAAATACAACTTCTATAGAGCCCTTTAAACTGCATGGGCTTATTTTGCTGTCCTATAAAGGCATAAAGAGCGGTGGAAGTCTTTTAATCATCTGGGTAAATCAGATTTAAACGAGTAGATTAATTTTAAGCTTAAAAAATAGCTTACGAAACTTGAAATGATTTTTTTTCAAAATAGGCTTGATGTTGTTCAATTTTTAGCAGTTAAGCCAAAAAATATAGCAGTGAATCTAATAGCACCGTGAGCGAGCACGTAGATCTGATTTAATTAAGCGATCAAAAACTAAGGTAAGCTCTTAAATCGTAAAAAGACTGCAAATGTAAATATTAAACAACTAAATAATATAGTAAAATAAGATTTTTCATTTTTCCACTGTAATTTTTTTCGCATAATGCAGTTTTTTAAAAGAAAATAAAATCTGTTTTGCGGAATTCTCTTTTCATAAGAGGTGAATGTAAGCTATGTAGTCTTGCCAACGGCCGGCGCGGCTTATTGGCCCCCGGTTATACCGCATTTATAGGTATTTATTGTTCGGGGGCAGTCTATGAGTAGTTTTTTAAATAACAACGCGCTTTATGGTCGTATCAGAGATGCATTAGCTTTTGATGATGTTCTTGTCGAACCTGCTGCGTCTTCTGTTTTACCTGCTCAAGTCTCGCTTGCAACGAATTTAACCCGCAAAATCAAGCTCAATATACCGTTACTTTCTTCTGCGATGGATACGGTTACAGAAGAGGCTATGGCTATCGCTATGGCTCAGCAAGGTGGCCTTGGGGTTATTCACAAAAATCTTTCTATCGAAGAACAGGCTGAGCAAGTTCGTCGTGTTAAAAGATTTGAATCTGGCATGGTGGTTAATCCTGTCACTGTTGGACCTGATCAAAGCTTGGCCGATGTTCATGCCATTATGGCTCATCATAGAATTTCGGGCTTGCCAGTTGTTGAGGCTGATGGACGGCTAGTTGGTATTTTAACCAACCGCGATATGCGTTTTGCTACTGATCTCTCTATCCGCGTTCGTGATCTCATGACGCATGATAATCTGGTGACAGTGAAGCATGGTGCCCCGCATGAGCAAGTCAAAGACCTACTTCATAAACATCGCATTGAAAAATTGCTTGTTGTTGATGACCAGGGCCGTTGTACTGGTTTAATTACAGTGAAAGACATGGATAAAGCCATTGCCCACCCATTAGCTGTTAAAGATGAGCAGGGTCGGCTTCTTTGTGCGGCGGCTATCGGAGTAGGTGATGATGGTCTCAAACGGGCAAAAGAGCTTGTTAATGCAGGTATTGACGTTTTAGTTGTTGATACGGCTCATGGTCATTCTCAGGGCGTATTAAAAACGGTCTCTCATCTAAGAAATCTATATAAAAATGTGCAGATCATCGCAGGTAATGTCGCAACGCCTAAAGCCGCTCATGCCCTTATTGATGCAGGGGCTGACTGTGTCAAAATTGGCATAGGCCCAGGATCAATTTGTACGACTCGTGTTGTTGCTGGTGTAGGTGTGCCGCAATTCTCAGCAGTGCTGGAGACGGCTGCTGCCTGTCACGAAAAACAAACACCCGCCATTGCAGATGGTGGTATTCGAACATCTGGTGATATCGTTAAAGCTATCGGTGCTGGGGCAGATATCGTTATGATCGGATCACTTTTAGCTGGGTGTGAAGAAAGCCCTGGCGAAACTTTCTTGCATCAGGGACGTACTTATAAAGCCTATCGGGGTATGGGGTCGTTAGGAGCCATGGCACGTGGTTCGGCAGATCGTTATTTCCAGGCTGAAGTAAGTGATAGCCTTAAATTAGTCCCAGAGGGGATTGAGGGACAAGTTCCCTATCGTGGTGTTATGGCAGCGGTTATTCATCAGCTTGTTGGCGGGTTGCGCGCTGGTATGGGTTATACAGGTTCAGCCAATATTGAAGCCTTACAAACCAATGTCCAGTTCCGGAGAATCACAAATGCGGGCTTGAGAGAAAGCCATGTGCATGATGTGACAATCACACGTGAGGCGCCAAATTATCACTTTGACTAAATCTTCCCTCTTTTCATAATGCACTAAACAGGGTAGGCGAGGGATTATGACCCCTGCTGCCCGACTTTCTGGGGCGATTGATCTGCTTTGCGCGATTCAAAACGCCCCCTTTCGCCCCGCTGACGCTACAGCTAATAATTTTTTTCGTGATCGCCGTTATATAGGTGGCGGCGATCGCCGCTTTATTTCCACGTTAATCTGGGACGTTTTACGTGGCTGGAGGCGTTTACATTGGCACTTGCGGGCTATTCCTGGTGAACGCAACAGCGATATTTCACCCAGATTATTATGTGCCGCGCAGCTTATTTTTTCTGGGCAGGAATGGGGAGACGTTAGAGAGCTATTTTCGGGTGATCGTTATGCTCCTCAATCTTTGACTGAGCGTGAAACGGCTATTTTAAAAGAGCTTTCTGGCAAGACACTTAGCGATGTAAAGCAACCTAAAGCGGTGAAATTTGAGCTACCCGATTGGGTTTTGCCTTATTTCGAAGATGATTTTGGTGAAAAATTAGAAGAAGAAATGAGTGCCTTGCTCACTCTTCCTACACTTGATTTACGTGTTAATCTTTTAAAAACAACGCGTGAAAAAGCAAAAATCTCACTTAGAAAAGAGGGCTTTGAAGCGACTGAAACCCAATACTCCCCTTGGGGATTACGTTTAAGAGGGCGCCATCCCATTACGTCATCCAGAGCATTTCAGGATGGATTAATTGAGATTCAGGATGAAGGTAGTCAACTTATTGCAGCGGCTGTAGAGGCTAAGCCGGGCCAGAGAGTACTTGATTACTGCGCAGGAGCGGGAGGTAAAACACTGGCTCTTGCTATGACAATGGAAAATAAAGGTCAGGTGATTGCCTGCGATGTGTCTCAGCCAAGATTGGAAGGGGCAATTAAAAGATTGCGCCGCGCTGGTGTACATAATGTGACACGCCATTTACTAGCTGAAGGTGATAAATGGGTTAAACGCCGGGAGGCCAGTTTTGACACTGTGCTTGTTGATGCTCCTTGTTCAGGAACAGGAACATGGCGCCGTAATCCTGATGCACGTTTAAGGTTTTCAGAGCAGGATTTAAAAGAATTAACGGTAAAACAGGCCAAGATATTAAAAATTGCATCAAAATTGGTGCGTCCCGGTGGGCGATTAGTTTATGCAACCTGCTCATTATTATCTGCCGAAAATGATAAGCAGAGAGATCAGTTTTTAACTGAAAATGATCAGTATGAATTAGCTCAACCAGAAGAAATGTCATCTTGGTTAACGGAGAGCTTGAAACAAAAGGCAAGTTTTTCTTTGACCCCAGCTCAAAATGGAACTGACGGCTTTTTTGTATCTGTCTTTAAAAGAAAAGCATAATTTTGCTTTATCTTTGTAATTTTAATAGATGCTCTGTTTTATCACGAAGAAAATAGCATCAAATTAGTACCGAATCCGGAGGATGGAGCTGTAATGAAGTATGAAGTTCTGCTTGGTTTAGCAACAACTTTCGGTGCAGGTATGTTGGCACAATGGCTTGCATGGCGATTTCGCTTAGCAGCCATTGTGATTCTTTTTGCCTTAGGTCTGTTATTTGGTCCCGTATTTGGCATACTTCATCCATCTGTAACGTTAGGATGGACGTTTCGTCCCATTATTTCTCTTCTTGTAGCGCTTGTTGTTTTTGAAGGCGGCATGGCGCTTGATATCCGTCAGTTAAGAGAGGCGGGAGAGGGCATATTACGCCTGACAATGATCGCTCTGCCTATAAATTGGATCTTGGGTAGCCTGGCAGCTCATTACGTTGCGCATTTTGACTGGGGGACGGCCTTTTTATTTGGGGCTATTGTTGTTGTAACAGGGCCTACTGTTGTTTTGCCTTTGTTGCGTCATACAAAATTACAGCCAAGAATTGCTGCTTTTTTGCGCTGGGAAGCCATAATTAACGACCCTATTGGTGCAATTTTAGCGGCTATCATTTTACAAATTGTTATTTTGAAAACCGATAATGGTACGGCTTTTTTCTTCACCCAAACTGTTCCCGATATGCTGGTTGCTGGGGCAGAGGCTATAGCAGCGGGCATCATACCAGCCTATTTAGTACGCTACCTTTTTACGCGGGACTTAATGCCGGAAATCATGAAAGTACCCGCGCTTTTAACGATTGCATTACTTATTTTTCAGCTTTGCACCATAGAAATGGATGGTGCGGGTCTTATAGCAGTAACAATATTTGGTATGGCTGTTACTAATCTTCATATTCCAGGAGGAAATGAACTCAGGCGAACAAAAGAATCACTTGTTGTGCTGATTGTATCTGTACTTTTTATTCTTCTTACGTCTGATCTGCAACGTTCTGTATTGGCGCGTGTCTCCTGGCCTATTTTATTATTAACTTTAGTCATGCTGTTTGTTGTGCGGCCAGTGGGTATTTTTATTTCCACATTAGGCACAAATATGTCTTGGCAAGAGCGTCTTTTTCTTGGCTGGATTGCTC comes from Aristophania vespae and encodes:
- the guaB gene encoding IMP dehydrogenase, whose protein sequence is MSSFLNNNALYGRIRDALAFDDVLVEPAASSVLPAQVSLATNLTRKIKLNIPLLSSAMDTVTEEAMAIAMAQQGGLGVIHKNLSIEEQAEQVRRVKRFESGMVVNPVTVGPDQSLADVHAIMAHHRISGLPVVEADGRLVGILTNRDMRFATDLSIRVRDLMTHDNLVTVKHGAPHEQVKDLLHKHRIEKLLVVDDQGRCTGLITVKDMDKAIAHPLAVKDEQGRLLCAAAIGVGDDGLKRAKELVNAGIDVLVVDTAHGHSQGVLKTVSHLRNLYKNVQIIAGNVATPKAAHALIDAGADCVKIGIGPGSICTTRVVAGVGVPQFSAVLETAAACHEKQTPAIADGGIRTSGDIVKAIGAGADIVMIGSLLAGCEESPGETFLHQGRTYKAYRGMGSLGAMARGSADRYFQAEVSDSLKLVPEGIEGQVPYRGVMAAVIHQLVGGLRAGMGYTGSANIEALQTNVQFRRITNAGLRESHVHDVTITREAPNYHFD
- a CDS encoding RsmB/NOP family class I SAM-dependent RNA methyltransferase → MTPAARLSGAIDLLCAIQNAPFRPADATANNFFRDRRYIGGGDRRFISTLIWDVLRGWRRLHWHLRAIPGERNSDISPRLLCAAQLIFSGQEWGDVRELFSGDRYAPQSLTERETAILKELSGKTLSDVKQPKAVKFELPDWVLPYFEDDFGEKLEEEMSALLTLPTLDLRVNLLKTTREKAKISLRKEGFEATETQYSPWGLRLRGRHPITSSRAFQDGLIEIQDEGSQLIAAAVEAKPGQRVLDYCAGAGGKTLALAMTMENKGQVIACDVSQPRLEGAIKRLRRAGVHNVTRHLLAEGDKWVKRREASFDTVLVDAPCSGTGTWRRNPDARLRFSEQDLKELTVKQAKILKIASKLVRPGGRLVYATCSLLSAENDKQRDQFLTENDQYELAQPEEMSSWLTESLKQKASFSLTPAQNGTDGFFVSVFKRKA
- a CDS encoding cation:proton antiporter, which produces MKYEVLLGLATTFGAGMLAQWLAWRFRLAAIVILFALGLLFGPVFGILHPSVTLGWTFRPIISLLVALVVFEGGMALDIRQLREAGEGILRLTMIALPINWILGSLAAHYVAHFDWGTAFLFGAIVVVTGPTVVLPLLRHTKLQPRIAAFLRWEAIINDPIGAILAAIILQIVILKTDNGTAFFFTQTVPDMLVAGAEAIAAGIIPAYLVRYLFTRDLMPEIMKVPALLTIALLIFQLCTIEMDGAGLIAVTIFGMAVTNLHIPGGNELRRTKESLVVLIVSVLFILLTSDLQRSVLARVSWPILLLTLVMLFVVRPVGIFISTLGTNMSWQERLFLGWIAPRGIVAASVAGAIGIQLTDAGFKSGELIMPAVFALIAVTMICHGFSLRPFARYLKLTLSDEPALALLGANRITVDLADCLNKESIPVLIVDNNVTDLMAAAKAGIPVLKAELLSTYGQVSLEERPADYLVAMTGDNIYNGMVCGLLAPNMGRQRVYQISPGVARLDYYRGVSRDARGKIVGEPSWSYSFFDTLYSRGWRFVAKKIEKDEEYEFGVDENRYDILLVRRGSAIIIRSAEDIDQPTSMKGDYIVSLQPVEQEEAKVSPQDQS